Below is a genomic region from Populus trichocarpa isolate Nisqually-1 chromosome 15, P.trichocarpa_v4.1, whole genome shotgun sequence.
aaaacccACCCAAAACAGAACAGAGTAAATACAGAGGATCCTCCTTCCTGTTTTTCACTTCAAATGATTCAAAATTTTGACCAAACTGATCGCCGGATTCTCACATTTCCGGCGGTTCATCCTTGTGAAGCCATCTCCCCGGCAACCCTTCTCAATTCTTTAATCAATCTCTCTCAAAACATATGCAATTACCAATCAAAGTTGTTTGCTACACAAAGGAAAAATGCCCGCCAAACCATTCGACAAATCggtcttcttcttctattttttgaGGAAACAAGGGACCGTAGATTGGCTCTTTCTGATTCGGTTGTTCTTTGCTTCTCCGAGCTCCACCTTGCCTTTCAGAAGGTCCAGTTCTTGTTGGAAGATTGTACGCGTGAAGGTGCAAAACTATGGATTCTAATCAAGTTTCAAATAGTTTCCACGCAGTTTCGAGCACTAATTCGAGCAATAGCGACAGCTCTTGATGTTTTGCCATTGAGTTTGATTGATGTTGGTGGTGAAGTGAAGGAGTTGGTAGAATTAGTAGGAAAGCAAGCACGTAACGCTAAAGTTGAGGTAGACCCTGAAGATGAATGGGCATTGAAACAAGTGTTCTCGATATTAGATCATTTTGAGAAGGGAACTGAGCCTGATTCCAGCTTCATGAAACGGGTTCTTGATCATCTAGAGATTAGAAACTGGAATGACTGTAACAAGGAAATCAAGTTCTTGGAAGAACAAATTGGTTTTCAGTGCTCAGATTGTAAAGAAAGAGAGGTCCCATTTCTAAGCAGTTTGTTGGGGTTAATGAGCTATTGCAGGGGAGTGATTTTTGAGACCTGGAATCATCGCAACAATGATAAAAGCGATGCAAGGCACGGCATTGAGGCCCCTACTTGCATAAATACTGAAGATTTTCGATGCCCGATTTCACTTGAGCTGATGACTGATCCGGTAACTGTATCAACTGGGCAGACTTATGATCGGTCTTCGATTCAAAGATGGCTCAAAGCTGGAAATATGACCTGTCCCAAAACAGGTGAGAGGCTGACAAGCACAGAGTTGGTCCCCAACAGCACTCTCCGGAAGCTAATCCAACAGTTCTGCACCGATGTTGGCATTTGTGCATCCAATTCAGGAAGCCAAAGTCGAGACATAGCCAGGACCATCTCTCCAGGTAGTCCTGCAGCAGCAGAGGAAATGAAATTCCTCTCGAGGTTTCTTGCAAGAAGGCTAGTTTTCGGTTCAAGAGAGCAGAAAACAAAGGCTGCTTATGAAATTCGGTTGCTtgcaaaatcaaacattttTAATCGATCTTGCTTGATTGAAGCAGGCACAATCTTACCTCTCATAAACCTTCTATCTTCTTCTTGTGAACACTATGCTCAAGAGATTGCTATCTCAGCTCTATTGAAGCTCTCAAAGCATACTTGTGGTAAGAAAGAGATCATTGAGAGCGGTGGATTGCAGCCGATTCTTGCAGTTCTTCGAAGGGGATTGAGTTTGGAAGCAAAGCAAATGGCAGCCGCCACAATCTTTTACCTTGCTTCAGTGAAGGCATATCGGAAACTGATTGGAGAAACACCTGAAGTAGTTCCGACCCTCGTGGAACTGATCAAAGATGGGACCACTTGTGGCAAAAAGAATGGAGTTGTGGCAATTTTCGGGCTACTTTTACACCCAGGGAACCACCAAAGGGTGCTTGCATCCGGTACAATTCCATTGCTGATGGATATTTTGTCTTCCTCAGATAACGATGAACTTATAGCAGATTCAGTAGCAGTTCTTGCAGCCATAGCCGAAAGTGTTGACGGAACATTAGCAATCCTGCAAACTTCGGCTTTATCTACAATCCCAAGGATTTTGCAATCTTCGCCATCTAGAGCTGCCCGGGAGTATTGCGTTACTGTTCTGCTAAGTTTGTGCAAAAACGGTGGTGCAGAAGCGATTGCGATTTTAGCCAAGGACCATTCTCTCATGAGTTCACTATATTCACTTCTAACAGATGGGACTCCTCATGGTAGCAGTAAGGCTCGTGCTCTGATAAAAACTCTACATAAATTTCACGAAACAAGCTCTTCAGGAAGGATTGCTTCAGTAGTTCCATGTGAACGACCAGTTCATGTGTGGTAACTTTTGTTCATCCTAGATTctattcctatatttttttactgtaaatACATCACACATACATTACAACGCGAggataatattattttcctcctgcaattttatgcaatttgcTCAGTTTTTGTAAGGGCTAATTGCTATATCCGTTGTATATTGTTCAGTAATCAGATACCATATACATGCAGGtgtgctttgattttttatatttgttttgtaatacttatgaaaaatgattaatttttaaagaataatggATTACTTACCTTATTTACCCAAGTGGCTATTTCTTTTCcatatgtatgaatttttttatattattattaaacctgaaaatataacagttttaaatttatcttctttCATAAAGATAAACTTGTCTAtgctataattatattttaccaaAGAGGTGaacaactatttaaaaaataataattaaaaaccgACATGTTGTCTATCACAATTATAAAAGTAAATTCTCACTCTAGCTCTAGAACCTTTGACATCTAGGTTCTCACTCATGACTTGACGGACTCAGTGCCGACTTGAATTTGTtattaatagattaaaaatatatattaagatgcttaactgattatatatataattttcattaaaatactTTGGAATAATATTTATTGACAAACTATAGATTCTTACTCTCCTTTCTATCACTATTAATTACATCATTGTCTATCATTAAGTTAATtacttttatgaaaatattttagccACTCATTTGCTTGATCTCCACTAGATTTCTAGCAGGGGATGAACACGGAAAACATCATTTTCCAGCATGGAATTGTCAGAATATATCACAGGCACACTCCCTGATCAAGCCATGAACATCCTAATAAATTTTAGGAGGACATTTAACTTGTTAatttctccctttctcttttaTTCTTCAGGTAATCTATTCACTCATGAATAAATGATACATAGCACTAATTGTTAAGGATCACAAGTGTACAAGGCTTTAAGATTATGATCACTGATGAGGGGTGTGAATCAGGACCCATTGTAAGAAAGTATAATCTataatcatctaggtggtggtttagtggtaagagtttgagaccaagagatttgctccctttgtgatctcaggttcaagccctgtggttgctcatataatggccactggaggcttacatggtcgttaacttcagggctcgtgggattagtcgaggtgcgcgcaagctggtccggacacccacgttaaactaaaaaaaaaaagtataatctATATAGATTATATTGGTTTTAATTCATCATGGAATTCGGCATCTACAgaattgtgcttttttttttaatttttttttaatctaaatccACTTAGCATCTCTAAATTGTGCACATCGAGATACAGACAAAAGTTACAAATAGGCCCTAAATTGTATAaacaagtttattaattattattaacaataaatcTTATCTTTTTCATTATGTGTTTTGTTTTCGTTTCTCTTTATATGTTCTCACTTGTTTGATTCATGATGATGTATCTCTTTTTACAAGTACGATTCGCGaggtttaatgtttttttttttcaagcactgaatttttttaaactgtAGGTATTCGGGCTAGCTTATATACACCTTGATTAATTTCTcgagaccctgaagttaacgactaggtaagtctccagtggccctgaggttACTGGCACTCGAACTAGTAATCTCTGCA
It encodes:
- the LOC7457723 gene encoding U-box domain-containing protein 19, whose amino-acid sequence is MIQNFDQTDRRILTFPAVHPCEAISPATLLNSLINLSQNICNYQSKLFATQRKNARQTIRQIGLLLLFFEETRDRRLALSDSVVLCFSELHLAFQKVQFLLEDCTREGAKLWILIKFQIVSTQFRALIRAIATALDVLPLSLIDVGGEVKELVELVGKQARNAKVEVDPEDEWALKQVFSILDHFEKGTEPDSSFMKRVLDHLEIRNWNDCNKEIKFLEEQIGFQCSDCKEREVPFLSSLLGLMSYCRGVIFETWNHRNNDKSDARHGIEAPTCINTEDFRCPISLELMTDPVTVSTGQTYDRSSIQRWLKAGNMTCPKTGERLTSTELVPNSTLRKLIQQFCTDVGICASNSGSQSRDIARTISPGSPAAAEEMKFLSRFLARRLVFGSREQKTKAAYEIRLLAKSNIFNRSCLIEAGTILPLINLLSSSCEHYAQEIAISALLKLSKHTCGKKEIIESGGLQPILAVLRRGLSLEAKQMAAATIFYLASVKAYRKLIGETPEVVPTLVELIKDGTTCGKKNGVVAIFGLLLHPGNHQRVLASGTIPLLMDILSSSDNDELIADSVAVLAAIAESVDGTLAILQTSALSTIPRILQSSPSRAAREYCVTVLLSLCKNGGAEAIAILAKDHSLMSSLYSLLTDGTPHGSSKARALIKTLHKFHETSSSGRIASVVPCERPVHVW